The Trichosurus vulpecula isolate mTriVul1 chromosome 3, mTriVul1.pri, whole genome shotgun sequence genome includes a window with the following:
- the LOC118844081 gene encoding UV excision repair protein RAD23 homolog B-like, whose product MASGGGGDTMQITLKTLQQQTFKIDINPEETVKALKEKIESEKGKDAFPVAGQKLIYAGKILNDDTALKEYKIDEKNFVVVMVTKPKAAATSTPSPATTQQSNPATTTTVSSSTAASVAQAPTPSPALAPTPTPTSVTPTPTAAACEPIPTSSPKEEKPAEKPVEAPIGISPTSSDSTLGDSSQSNLFEDATSALVTGQSYENMVTEIMSMGYEREQVIAALRASFNNPDRAVEYLLMGIPGDRESQAVVDPPQAASTGAAQSSAVAAAAATTTATTTTTTTSGGHPLEFLRNQPQFQQMRQIIQQNPSLLPALLQQIGRENPQLLQQISQHQEHFIQMLNEPVQESGGQGGGGGGSGGIAAAGSGHMNYIQVTPQEKEAIERLKALGFPEGLVIQAYFACEKNENLAANFLLQQNFDED is encoded by the coding sequence ATGGCGTCCGGAGGTGGCGGCGACACCATGCAGATCACTCTGAAAACCCTCCAGCAACAGACCTTCAAGATCGACATCAACCCTGAGGAGACGGTTAAGGCACTGAAAGAGAAGATTGAATCTGAAAAGGGAAAGGATGCCTTTCCAGTAGCAGGCCAAAAATTAATTTATGCAGGCAAAATCCTCAACGATGATACTGCTCTCAAAGAATACAAAATTGATGAGAAGAACTTTGTGGTGGTTATGGTGACAAAACCCAAAGCAGCAGCTACTTCAACACCATCGCCAGCTACAACTCAACAATCAAATCCTGCTACCACTACTACAGTTAGTTCATCTACAGCAGCATCTGTGGCTCAAGCCCCAACTCCTTCCCCTGCCTTGGCTCCCACCCCTACACCTACATCTGTCACTCCAACACCAACTGCAGCAGCTTGTGAACCTATACCTACTAGTTCTCCTAAGGAAGAGAAACCAGCAGAGAAGCCGGTGGAAGCTCCTATTGGTATTAGCCCAACATCTTCTGACAGTACCCTGGGTGACTCTTCTCAGTCAAACCTTTTTGAAGATGCAACAAGTGCTCTTGTGACGGGCCAATCCTATGAAAATATGGTGACTGAGATCATGTCAATGGGCTATGAACGAGAGCAAGTAATTGCAGCACTGAGAGCGAGTTTCAACAACCCTGATAGAGCAGTGGAATATCTTTTAATGGGTATCCCAGGAGATAGAGAGAGTCAGGCTGTGGTGGATCCCCCCCAGGCTGCCAGCACAGGGGCTGCTCAGTCTTCAGCGGTGGCAGCAGCTGCAGCCacgacaacagcaacaactactactactactacttctggAGGACATCCACTTGAATTTTTACGGAACCAGCCTCAGTTCCAGCAGATGAGACAAATTATTCAACAGAATCCTTCCCTTCTGCCAGCCTTGTTACAGCAAATAGGACGAGAAAATCCTCAGTTATTGCAGCAAATCAGCCAACATCAAGAGCATTTTATTCAAATGCTAAATGAACCAGTTCAAGAATCTGGTGGtcaaggaggaggtgggggtggcagTGGAGGAATAGCTGCAGCTGGAAGTGGTCACATGAACTACATTCAAGTAACACCTCAGGAAAAAGAAGCTATAGAACGGTTAAAGGCATTAGGATTCCCTGAAGGACTTGTGATACAGGCTTATTTTGCTTGTGAGAAGAATGAAAATTTGGCTGCCAATTTTCTTCTACAGCAGAACTTTGATGAAGATTGA